In Spartinivicinus poritis, the genomic stretch CGCCACTCTGAAAATGATTCGCTCCCCCCCTAACAAAGAGGTGGCATCACTAAACAGTTTTAATGACGTTAAATAAGAACTAAGGAGAAAGCCTGCGCCTAACAATAACGGCCCTAAACTTAAAATGGCCCAATACAATAAAAAGCTCGCCAAGCCTCGTCGGCTTTGTTTAACATGCCAGATTGAGTTTAACGCCCCTTCAATGGTTCTAAGCATCATAAAGGCAGTGATAATTAAGAAGATCACCCCCACTGCAGTTAGGCTTCTTGCTTGTTCAGAAAACTGGGTTAAGTACTGTTGTACTTTATTACCTGTATTGGGCAAAAAATTACTAAAAATAAATGATTGAATTTGCCCACCCACATCCTGAAAAGATGGAATGGCAGCAAACATACTGTAAGTCACCGTCATTAAGGGGACAACAGCAAATAACGTGGTATAAGTGAGTGCAGCAGCACTATTCAAACAGCCATCAGCAGCAAAGCGTTGACCAATATGCACTAATAAGCGCTTAACCGTCAGCCACCAATTCATTGTTTTCCCCCTTTTGGTATAATCATCCACCAACTACTTATCCAATAAGGTAACAATCCATATGAACGACGTCACTATTTATCATAACCCTCGCTGCTCAAAGTCCAGACAAACTTTGCAGCTAATTGAGGAAAAAAATATTGCGCCTGAAATCATCCGTTACCTGGAAACACCGCCTTCTGAAGCGGAGCTTAAGAACATCCTTAAACTGTTGGGTATGCCTGCTAAAGCACTTATCCGCACAGGTGAGGCTGAATACAAGGCGTTAGCCTTAGACCTCGATTCAGCAACCGAAGCGCAACTGATTACT encodes the following:
- the arsC gene encoding arsenate reductase (glutaredoxin) (This arsenate reductase requires both glutathione and glutaredoxin to convert arsenate to arsenite, after which the efflux transporter formed by ArsA and ArsB can extrude the arsenite from the cell, providing resistance.) — translated: MNDVTIYHNPRCSKSRQTLQLIEEKNIAPEIIRYLETPPSEAELKNILKLLGMPAKALIRTGEAEYKALALDLDSATEAQLITAMTQHPKLIQRPIVIANGKAVLGRPPENVDEIL